A portion of the Solea senegalensis isolate Sse05_10M linkage group LG17, IFAPA_SoseM_1, whole genome shotgun sequence genome contains these proteins:
- the lratd1 gene encoding protein LRATD1, whose translation MGNQLDRITHLNYSELPTGDPSGLEKDELRVGVAYFFSDEEEEVDDRTPSDCGFTKDHSPAEEGPFSVSEVEYSAFCSQECIFSKLRENEDLNVYSAKTLLTMCKPGDLLELVATAQAPHWAIYEQDDRVIHLHKGEIRKDSLLEFSNGRHGRIVNNRYRYRPLPPDLVMQNAVGHLGLSSEEICWTNSESFAAWCRFGKREFKAGGEAHSAEQQYFLKVHLIGSGVHTLVFRSLEDMIRERRRVDASGILKELSLVNGGKE comes from the coding sequence ATGGGAAATCAACTGGATCGGATCACCCACCTCAACTACAGCGAGCTGCCCACGGGGGATCCGTCCGGGCTAGAGAAGGACGAGCTTCGGGTCGGCGTCGCCTACTTCTTCTctgacgaagaggaggaggtggacgaCCGCACTCCTTCTGACTGCGGCTTCACCAAAGACCACAGTCCGGCCGAGGAGGGACCGTTCTCGGTCAGCGAGGTGGAGTACTCGGCGTTCTGCTCCCAGGAATGCATCTTCTCCAAACTGCGGGAGAACGAGGACTTGAATGTTTACTCGGCCAAAACTTTGCTGACTATGTGCAAGCCAGGGGACCTGCTGGAGCTGGTGGCCACAGCGCAAGCCCCTCACTGGGCCATCTACGAGCAGGACGACCGGGTCATTCATCTGCACAAGGGCGAGATCCGCAAGGACAGCCTGCTTGAGTTCAGCAACGGTCGCCACGGGAGGATAGTCAACAATCGGTACCGGTACCGACCGCTTCCTCCCGACCTGGTGATGCAGAACGCAGTGGGACACCTGGGCCTGAGCAGCGAGGAGATATGCTGGACCAACTCGGAAAGTTTCGCAGCCTGGTGTCGCTTTGGGAAACGGGAGTTCAAAGCCGGGGGAGAGGCACACTCCGCGGAGCAGCAGTATTTCCTCAAGGTGCACCTGATTGGCAGCGGGGTGCACACTCTGGTCTTTCGCAGCCTGGAGGACATGATCCGGGAAAGAAGGCGAGTGGACGCAAGTGGAATTCTTAAAGAGCTGTCTTTGGTTAACGGGGGCAAGGAGTGA